In Papaver somniferum cultivar HN1 chromosome 1, ASM357369v1, whole genome shotgun sequence, a genomic segment contains:
- the LOC113357880 gene encoding uncharacterized protein LOC113357880: MQYKNHGGNIKVARYDNHEDGYGGNKRYYNQGANYRGMEVRMPPLNTTAEKVWEAVILMEEITPPPNLGKEPPSERRSKDFFAYHRFHGHTTNNCKNIQRIILRMIGQGKINHFLATPLPPPPPVQPTTGGSSSGADKEDFHDNVLSRVYARDAEGKEILNLAKIPKLKEWQKQPITFSAEEVTGGGEFHDSPLVVKLEIIPKENPNKEEGKEDLTWAINRILIDSGSSVDILFYHAYKAMGGRDEDFIPSTYKINGFNGTANKPKG; this comes from the exons ATGCAGTATAAAAACCACGGAGGAAACATCAAAGTAGCAAGATATGATAATCATGAAGACGGGTATGGAGGAAATAAGAGGTATTACAATCAGGGTGCGAACTACAGAGGAATGGAGGTCAGAATGCCACCTCTAAACACAACAGCGGAAAAAGTTTGGGAAGCTGTTATATTGATGGAGGagataacaccaccacccaacCTTGGGAAAGAACCACCGTCGGAAAGAAGAAGCAAAGATTTTTTCGCTTATCATCGTTTCCACGGCCACACAACAAATAACTGCAAGAATATTCAAAGAATAATATTAAGAATGATCGGACAAGGAAAAATTAATCACTTCCTAGCTACGCcactacctccaccaccaccagtgcAACCAACAACAGGAGGATCCTCGTCAGGAGCAGATAAAG AGGACTTCCATGACAATGTGTTGAGTCGGGTATACGCGAGGGATGCTGAAGGTAAAGAAATTCTTAATTTAGCAAAGATACCAAAACttaaggaatggcagaaacagccAATAACATTTAGCGCAGAAGAAGTAACTGGGGGAGGAGAATTTCACGACAGTCCATTAGTGGTTAAGTTAGAAATAATCCCGAAAGAAAACCCGAACAAGGAAGAAGGGAAAGAAGACCTCACGTGGGCGATAAATAGGATATTAATTGATTCAGGAAGTTCTGTGGATATTCTCTTTTACCACGCATACAAGgcaatgggaggaagagatgaagatttcatcccgTCAACATACAAAATAAACGGCTTCAATGGGACGGCAAACAAGCCGAAAGGATAA